One Camelina sativa cultivar DH55 chromosome 3, Cs, whole genome shotgun sequence genomic window carries:
- the LOC104776033 gene encoding protein TIFY 10A yields MSISMEFVASRRFTGKPSFSLTCSRLSQYLKENGSFGDLTLGMACRPDVNGTLGNSRQPTATMSLFPCEASNMDSTAAAAAQDVKPKNLFPRQSSFYSSSSSVPKEDVLKMAQSTRSVKPESQTAPLTIFYAGQVIVFNDFSAEKAKEVMKLASKGTANSFTGFTSNLNINQSVAKTTTQTSNVVAATPNQVPHPKKTATQEPILSSSTPMTCELPIARRASLHRFLEKRKDRVTSKAPYQLCDPAKASSKPQTSDNMSWLGLAAEI; encoded by the exons atgtcgaTTTCTATGGAGTTCGTCGCTAGTCGGAGATTTACTGGGAAGCCTAGCTTCTCTCTGACTTGTAGTCGTTTGAGTCAGTACCTTAAAGAGAACGGTAGCTTTGGAGATCTGACCTTAGGCATGGCATGCAGGCCTGACGTCAATG GAACTTTAGGCAACTCACGTCAGCCGACAGCAACTATGAGTTTATTCCCTTGTGAAGCATCAAACATGGATTCCACGGCGGCAGCTGCAGCTCAAGATGTTAAACCTAAGAATTTGTTTCCTAGGCAATCAAGTTTCTATTCCTCATCTTCCTCTGTTCCCAAGGAGGATGTCTTGAAAATGGCACAGAGTACCAGATCTGTGAAACCAGAGTCTCAAACTGCTCCATTGACTATATTCTATGCCGGGCAAGTGATTGTATTCAATGACTTTTCTGCTGAGAAAGCCAAAGAAGTGATGAAATTGGCCAGCAAAGGAACCGCTAACAGCTTCACCGGTTTCACATCTAATCTCAACATAAACCAAAGTGTAGCCAAGACTACTACTCAAACAAGCAACGTCGTCGCTGCTACCCCAAACCAAGTTCCTCATCCCAAGAAAACCGCAACACAAGAGCCAATCCTGTCCTCCTCAACTCCAATGACATGTG AGCTTCCTATTGCTAGAAGAGCTTCACTCCATCGGTTCCTAGAGAAAAGAAAGGACAGGGTCACCTCAAAGGCACCATACCAATTATGCGATCCAGCCAAGGCGTCTTCAAAGCCTCAAACCTCAGACAACATGTCTTGGCTTGGTTTGGCAGCTGAAATTTGA
- the LOC104776034 gene encoding uncharacterized protein LOC104776034 gives MRISDGATLASPFHLLSLVIISLPIYIFCVFPLIRICFFHLHGSLSHRQIYISFEGSFQFLIMLSSNPMTWKLSHMVVPAVNNSIFSPEYSTAAANRPSPKRYVDGGIGLGIVAALENSGNGTYPVCYSGTGSNGSDPVWCSRRLQFAAEIDLSEEYTCVTTRDGLTKVYYNDREFEFGNSRDRKWKEESIQISEESPAKKRNVIRGSPGFLTTCCLCKKKLHGQDIYMYKGDEGFCSKECRSVKIMDDSLKYEEHKSLTRVEVLSSPYVAGLFVI, from the exons ATGCGGATATCCGATGGAGCTACGTTAGCTTCtccatttcatcttctttctcttgttattatctctctccctatatatatattttgtgtttttcccCTTATAAGAATTTGCTTCTTCCATTTGCATGGCTCTCTTTCTCAtcgtcaaatatatatatctttcgaAGGTTCTTTTCAGTTCTTGATTATGTTATCAAGCAATCCAATGACCTGGAAACTATCCCACATGGTGGTTCCTGCAGTTAATAACTCCATTTTCTCTCCGGAATATTCCACGGCGGCGGCTAATCGACCAAGTCCCAAGAGGTACGTTGACGGTGGAATTGGTTTGGGTATAGTCGCTGCGCTTGAGAACTCCGGCAACGGGACCTATCCGGTTTGCTATTCTGGAACCGGTTCGAATGGTTCCGACCCGGTTTGGTGTTCAAGAAGACTCCAATTTGCGGCGGAGATCGATCTCTCTGAGGAATACACTTGCGTCACGACTCGTGATGGCCTCACCAAAGTCTATTACAACGACCGCGAATTTGAGTTTGGTAATAGCCGTGATCGGAAGTGGAAAGAAGAATCTATCCAAATCTCCGAGGAATCTCCGGCGAAGAAGAGGAACGTAATCAGAGGTTCTCCAGGTTTTCTGACTACATGTTGCTTGTGCAAGAAGAAACTTCATGGCCAAGACATTTACATGTACAA AGGAGATGAAGGATTTTGTAGTAAAGAGTGTAGGTCGGTGAAGATAATGGATGATAGTTTAAAGTATGAAGAACATAAGTCGTTGACAAGGGTTGAGGTTCTGAGCTCTCCGTACGTCGCCGGACTATTCGTAATTTAA